A window of the Nitrosopumilus ureiphilus genome harbors these coding sequences:
- a CDS encoding phosphoglycerate kinase, which produces MDNRKGVKVLTLDDFDLKGKTVFLRVDMNCPIDPDTMEISGTKRIEEAIETLQSLKEAKVVVASHQGRVGNDDYTGMDKHAKVLEKLMNREIKYVEDTIGEAAQNAIKNLEDGDILLLDNLRLCAEENYEFTPENAAKTIMVSRLSKLFDLCVLDSFPSAHRSHPSIVGFPQVIPACAGRIVEREVRNLDEIMTVAKAPHVIVLGGSKVPDRLEAIRLLIQNGRADHVLLTGLIANVFMRAQARIKSPLGIKREDEVVSKAHSLIGEYPDVFATPVDIAIDKDGARVEMDVREIAKTDKIYDLGPKTVEYYSKLIAGAGTVFISGPAGFFEKENFSFGTKALLDSVANSMATTIVSGGHLTSALKKLGLAEKINHVSTAGGALVLYLTGEKLPMIKALEDAAKKYRSK; this is translated from the coding sequence GTGGATAATAGAAAGGGCGTGAAGGTACTCACACTAGATGATTTTGACCTAAAAGGCAAGACCGTTTTTTTAAGAGTAGATATGAATTGCCCAATAGATCCAGATACAATGGAAATTTCAGGTACCAAAAGAATTGAAGAAGCCATTGAAACTTTACAATCACTAAAAGAAGCTAAAGTTGTTGTTGCATCACATCAAGGAAGAGTTGGAAATGACGATTATACAGGAATGGACAAACACGCAAAAGTTCTTGAGAAATTGATGAACAGAGAAATCAAATATGTTGAAGATACAATTGGTGAAGCTGCACAAAATGCAATTAAAAATTTAGAAGACGGAGACATTTTACTTTTAGATAATCTAAGATTATGTGCAGAAGAAAATTATGAATTCACACCAGAAAATGCTGCAAAAACAATCATGGTTTCACGATTATCAAAATTGTTTGATCTATGTGTATTAGATTCATTTCCAAGCGCACACAGATCACACCCATCAATTGTCGGATTCCCACAAGTCATTCCTGCTTGTGCAGGAAGAATTGTTGAGAGAGAAGTTAGAAATCTAGATGAGATAATGACTGTAGCCAAGGCACCACATGTAATTGTCCTCGGAGGCTCCAAAGTACCAGACAGATTGGAAGCAATCAGACTATTGATTCAAAATGGACGTGCAGATCATGTTCTATTAACAGGATTAATTGCCAATGTGTTTATGCGTGCACAAGCCAGAATCAAATCCCCTCTTGGAATTAAAAGAGAAGATGAAGTAGTATCAAAAGCTCATTCGTTGATAGGAGAATATCCAGATGTTTTTGCCACACCTGTTGATATTGCAATTGATAAAGATGGAGCAAGAGTCGAGATGGATGTCAGAGAGATTGCCAAAACTGATAAAATTTATGATTTAGGTCCAAAAACTGTAGAATATTATTCAAAACTAATTGCTGGTGCTGGAACCGTCTTTATCAGCGGACCTGCAGGATTTTTTGAAAAAGAAAATTTCAGTTTTGGAACAAAAGCATTACTTGATTCAGTTGCAAACTCCATGGCAACAACAATCGTTAGTGGCGGACATTTGACATCTGCTCTAAAAAAACTTGGACTTGCAGAAAAAATCAATCATGTCAGCACAGCAGGCGGGGCACTAGTGCTTTATCTTACAGGAGAAAAATTGCCAATGATCAAAGCACTTGAGGATGCTGCAAAAAAATACAGATCTAAATAG
- a CDS encoding phosphatase PAP2 family protein, translating into MQNWIFDIRSRSFVLLTALFLVLTGFVYSGITDIFDQNVVLFFSQNVGNPSIDIIMQYVTESGDVFNMLMFGIVVLIIPKTRRIGITLMILIVISTLLTGYIKCGVDRDRPNFEYEGVEFPVTISRDTFALFCEGGFDASYPSGHAARSMIFAIILGYALSERFPRGAYLMFLYPAMISLSRIYVLQHYPMDVIGGTVIGIMLAGVMAKRTKLYKLFERSKT; encoded by the coding sequence TTGCAAAATTGGATTTTTGATATTAGGTCCCGCTCCTTTGTTTTACTGACTGCATTATTTCTTGTTCTTACTGGATTCGTTTATTCGGGAATAACTGATATCTTTGATCAAAATGTAGTTTTATTTTTCTCACAAAATGTCGGAAATCCATCAATTGACATCATTATGCAGTATGTCACAGAAAGTGGTGATGTCTTCAATATGTTGATGTTTGGAATTGTGGTTTTAATCATTCCCAAAACTCGAAGAATCGGAATTACTCTTATGATTCTAATCGTAATATCTACGCTCCTTACAGGCTATATCAAATGCGGTGTGGATAGGGATAGACCTAATTTTGAGTATGAAGGCGTGGAATTCCCTGTTACAATTAGCCGTGATACCTTTGCTTTATTCTGTGAGGGTGGATTTGATGCATCATATCCTTCTGGACATGCTGCAAGATCAATGATTTTCGCAATAATTTTGGGTTATGCACTTTCAGAACGATTCCCACGTGGTGCATATTTGATGTTCTTGTATCCTGCAATGATTTCACTTAGCAGAATCTATGTTTTACAGCATTATCCTATGGATGTCATTGGTGGAACTGTAATTGGAATAATGCTTGCCGGAGTAATGGCTAAACGAACAAAACTTTACAAACTTTTTGAGAGATCAAAAACCTAA
- a CDS encoding histone H1-like repetitive region-containing protein yields the protein MTSLEKLVIQLRKKKQDASKLRQKAEKQFKEARSAERRSSSGLTSIDKKIESEREDVSDVSTVLTQKTSQLESIERLVAAAQEKLTREKEAIEQAQQEIEFAENPEEKENAEARLHSLSDHIQELESEIKNRRKTAKKISDDISNYSDVKSKIDSKIQKQTKSKPTLRETITESHKTTQKLEKELERRIKTEESIKNTLEKASSKLRELLVKKHKSSKKKPARKTAAKKKPARKTAAKKKPARKTAAKKKPARKTAAKKKPARKTAAKKKPARKTAAKKKPARKTAAKKKPARKTAAKKKVSKKSKR from the coding sequence TTGACATCATTAGAAAAATTAGTAATTCAATTAAGAAAAAAGAAACAGGACGCATCCAAGCTTAGGCAAAAAGCTGAAAAACAATTCAAAGAAGCTCGTTCAGCTGAAAGACGTTCTTCATCTGGTTTAACCAGCATCGATAAAAAAATTGAATCTGAACGAGAGGATGTGTCTGATGTGTCTACTGTCCTTACACAAAAAACCTCTCAATTGGAGAGTATTGAAAGACTGGTGGCTGCAGCACAAGAAAAACTAACTAGAGAAAAAGAGGCTATAGAACAAGCCCAACAAGAAATAGAATTTGCTGAAAATCCTGAAGAAAAGGAGAATGCTGAGGCTCGATTACACTCATTAAGTGATCATATCCAAGAATTAGAATCTGAAATTAAAAACAGGCGAAAAACTGCCAAAAAAATCTCAGATGATATTTCAAATTATTCAGATGTTAAATCAAAAATTGACTCAAAAATTCAAAAACAAACAAAATCAAAACCAACTTTGCGTGAGACAATAACTGAAAGTCATAAGACAACTCAAAAACTTGAAAAAGAATTAGAAAGACGAATTAAAACTGAAGAATCTATTAAAAACACATTGGAAAAGGCATCATCAAAATTACGAGAACTTTTGGTAAAGAAACACAAGTCTTCTAAAAAGAAACCAGCAAGAAAGACTGCAGCTAAAAAGAAACCAGCAAGAAAGACTGCAGCTAAAAAGAAACCAGCAAGAAAGACTGCAGCTAAAAAGAAACCAGCAAGAAAGACTGCAGCTAAAAAGAAACCAGCAAGAAAGACTGCAGCTAAAAAGAAACCAGCAAGAAAGACTGCAGCTAAAAAGAAACCAGCAAGAAAGACTGCAGCTAAAAAGAAACCAGCAAGAAAGACTGCAGCTAAAAAGAAAGTATCAAAAAAGTCTAAACGATAA
- a CDS encoding DNA-binding protein yields the protein MTEFIPISQAKKMRSGVNVNAEVKSKGDPRTVNLKSGGTVDVCDAIISNGETEDDQMKLTLWGDDIKAVNVGDTVVITNGYTNEFKGEVSLTKGKFGQMEINPQ from the coding sequence ATGACAGAGTTCATACCAATTTCACAAGCAAAAAAAATGCGAAGTGGAGTTAATGTAAACGCCGAAGTGAAAAGCAAAGGAGATCCAAGAACTGTAAATCTAAAAAGTGGAGGAACAGTTGATGTCTGCGATGCAATCATATCTAACGGTGAAACTGAAGATGACCAAATGAAACTCACATTGTGGGGCGATGACATTAAAGCAGTCAATGTTGGAGACACCGTTGTGATCACAAATGGATACACAAATGAGTTTAAAGGTGAAGTATCCCTTACCAAAGGTAAATTTGGTCAGATGGAAATAAATCCTCAATAA
- a CDS encoding HD domain-containing protein, with amino-acid sequence MRILDSIKEEIKKRIENDPAHDFDHIMRVYKNAQKICKKEKVNEKFVLCAALLHDLISHPKSDKRSKMSSIESAKKSQSILQQYGFSTEEISLISDAIRDHSFSQNKIPTTIEGKILQDADRLDALGAIGIARVFATSGLLKRQFYNMDDPFCKKRIPDDKIWAVDHFFKKLLKLESMMNTKSGKEEAKKRTKILKEFLKQLKHEI; translated from the coding sequence ATGAGAATACTTGATTCGATTAAAGAAGAAATAAAAAAAAGAATCGAAAATGATCCTGCTCATGATTTTGATCATATTATGAGAGTTTACAAAAATGCTCAAAAAATCTGTAAAAAAGAAAAAGTAAATGAAAAATTTGTTTTGTGTGCTGCATTATTACATGATTTAATATCGCATCCAAAATCTGACAAACGCTCTAAAATGTCTTCAATTGAAAGTGCAAAAAAATCACAAAGTATTTTACAACAATATGGTTTCTCAACTGAGGAAATATCCCTCATCTCTGATGCTATTCGTGATCATAGTTTTTCACAAAATAAAATTCCAACTACTATTGAAGGAAAAATTCTTCAAGATGCAGATAGGTTGGATGCGTTAGGTGCAATTGGAATTGCTCGAGTTTTTGCTACGAGTGGTTTACTCAAGCGTCAATTTTATAACATGGATGATCCTTTTTGCAAAAAAAGAATTCCTGATGATAAAATATGGGCAGTTGATCATTTTTTCAAAAAATTATTGAAACTAGAGTCTATGATGAATACAAAATCTGGAAAAGAAGAGGCAAAGAAAAGAACTAAAATCTTGAAGGAATTTTTAAAACAACTAAAACATGAGATTTAG
- the hemB gene encoding porphobilinogen synthase: MSFPARRLRRLRTTEKMRELIQQITLSPRDFICPVFVQEDLKTRVKVESMSEIERLPLENVNDEVGTISELGIPAIMLFGIPTQKDEAGTSAFDDNGIVQKTISQIRENFGDKIVIMADVCLCQFTSTGHCGIIQGDKIDNDTSLDTLAKIAVSQAKAGVDTVSPSAMMDGQVAAIRKALDDEGFTDVSIMSHSAKHRSNFYSPFRDAAECAPKFGDRKTYQVPYTNAREAMMEVETDINEGVDIVMIKPALSYLDLIAETRRKFNIPVSAYSVSGEYALVKAASQLGYVNEKDITEEILYSIKRAGADMIVTYFAKSASKFLQES, translated from the coding sequence ATGTCATTTCCTGCAAGACGTCTCCGTAGACTAAGAACGACTGAAAAAATGAGAGAGTTGATTCAGCAGATCACTCTATCTCCAAGGGATTTCATTTGTCCAGTATTTGTTCAAGAAGATCTAAAGACTAGAGTCAAAGTAGAATCGATGTCAGAAATTGAAAGGCTCCCATTAGAAAACGTAAATGACGAGGTAGGAACAATTAGTGAGTTAGGAATTCCTGCAATCATGCTTTTTGGAATTCCAACCCAGAAAGATGAAGCTGGAACTTCGGCATTTGATGACAACGGAATAGTTCAAAAGACAATATCTCAAATCAGGGAAAATTTTGGGGATAAAATTGTAATAATGGCAGATGTGTGTTTATGCCAATTTACATCTACAGGCCATTGTGGAATAATTCAAGGTGATAAAATCGATAATGATACCAGTTTGGACACTCTTGCAAAGATTGCAGTTAGTCAAGCAAAAGCTGGGGTAGATACAGTATCACCATCAGCAATGATGGACGGTCAAGTTGCTGCAATAAGAAAAGCACTTGATGATGAAGGATTTACAGATGTGTCAATAATGTCACATTCAGCTAAACACAGATCAAACTTTTATTCACCATTTAGAGATGCAGCAGAATGTGCACCAAAATTTGGTGACAGAAAAACATACCAAGTGCCATACACAAATGCAAGAGAAGCCATGATGGAAGTAGAAACAGACATCAATGAAGGGGTAGACATTGTAATGATAAAACCTGCATTATCTTATTTGGATTTAATTGCTGAGACTCGAAGAAAATTCAACATCCCAGTTTCTGCATACAGCGTATCTGGAGAATATGCATTAGTAAAAGCTGCATCACAATTAGGATATGTAAATGAAAAAGACATCACAGAGGAAATTTTATACTCGATTAAAAGAGCAGGTGCAGACATGATAGTAACATATTTTGCAAAATCTGCCTCTAAATTTCTTCAAGAATCATGA
- the hemA gene encoding glutamyl-tRNA reductase: MNQNIINARVTFRNSPIHILEQFTIKNMESAYEQFKKHSGLDECVIIQTCNRIELFGKSKTYDIGKIKKTWASITGLEEEAFDENIECVENKEALHHLLKLTSGLDSMVLGEEQILGQIKNSITSAREVKASGQHLNKLFDKAIRIGARIRNTSGIGAGGISVGSMAVKLAEENIDELKTKKMLLIGTGEVSTLVAKSLQRRGYAFDVTSRTLGRSEAFCETMGGNPIKFEQVLSGFDNYDVIFVATTAPYFLVTNERIANAMKNKKGGMMILDLSNPRTVDEKVATVGGVKLMNLDQIAEMVEKNMNARLNKVKTVENIINEEVCVLEASMKRLDAEPLVKDVFKNIENLREKELQKALQMLDEKDEEKIKIIEELTKAVVESIVSTPMNNIRKASEQGKPGILELASKLFDYKKQDQAD; encoded by the coding sequence ATGAATCAAAACATCATCAATGCACGTGTTACTTTTCGTAACTCACCAATTCACATTCTTGAACAATTTACAATAAAAAATATGGAAAGTGCATATGAACAATTCAAAAAACATTCAGGATTAGATGAATGTGTAATTATTCAAACATGTAATAGAATAGAATTATTTGGAAAATCAAAGACGTATGATATAGGTAAAATTAAGAAAACATGGGCATCAATTACTGGTCTTGAAGAAGAAGCATTTGATGAAAATATAGAGTGTGTGGAAAACAAAGAAGCACTTCATCATTTGTTGAAACTAACATCGGGATTAGATTCAATGGTGTTAGGTGAAGAACAAATTCTGGGTCAAATAAAAAACTCTATCACTTCTGCCAGAGAAGTTAAAGCATCAGGACAACATCTCAACAAATTATTTGACAAGGCAATTCGAATAGGTGCAAGGATTAGAAACACTAGTGGTATTGGTGCTGGAGGAATATCAGTAGGTTCTATGGCAGTAAAGCTTGCAGAAGAGAATATCGATGAATTAAAAACAAAGAAAATGTTGTTAATTGGAACAGGCGAAGTGTCAACTCTTGTTGCAAAATCATTACAAAGAAGAGGATATGCATTTGATGTCACAAGCAGAACACTTGGAAGATCAGAGGCGTTTTGTGAAACAATGGGAGGAAATCCAATTAAATTTGAACAAGTTCTATCGGGATTTGATAATTATGATGTAATATTTGTAGCAACAACAGCACCATATTTTCTTGTAACAAATGAAAGAATAGCTAATGCAATGAAAAACAAAAAAGGTGGAATGATGATCTTAGATTTATCAAATCCAAGGACAGTTGATGAAAAAGTTGCAACTGTAGGAGGCGTTAAACTGATGAATCTAGATCAAATTGCAGAAATGGTTGAAAAAAATATGAATGCACGATTAAACAAAGTAAAGACCGTTGAAAATATAATTAATGAGGAAGTTTGTGTATTAGAAGCCTCAATGAAAAGATTAGATGCAGAACCACTTGTTAAAGACGTATTCAAAAACATAGAGAACCTAAGAGAAAAGGAATTGCAGAAAGCACTTCAAATGCTTGATGAAAAAGATGAGGAAAAAATCAAGATTATCGAAGAACTAACAAAAGCCGTTGTAGAAAGCATCGTATCAACACCCATGAACAATATCAGAAAAGCCTCTGAGCAAGGAAAGCCAGGCATTTTAGAATTGGCAAGCAAGTTATTTGACTATAAAAAACAAGACCAGGCAGACTAG
- a CDS encoding precorrin-2 dehydrogenase/sirohydrochlorin ferrochelatase family protein, protein MIVNLNLQNKTVIVIGGGNEAEKRINSLLKQNCEILVISASVNPQINKLYKSNKIKLKKQKIQDIKFISKFKPHMIITTTNDKKMNQKIINAAKRKKIIAYSSDNPEDSGFSNPSIIDFDNMIQIAIFTGGQSPAMSKKIKEKLEKALKKIISKEDIAQIRIQKIARKFAKEFIPSNTQRGECLRKIMSDNEIDQLIKDGHVKKAEKRAITILRNWK, encoded by the coding sequence ATGATAGTTAATCTTAATCTTCAAAATAAGACAGTGATAGTCATAGGAGGGGGAAATGAGGCAGAAAAAAGAATCAATTCTCTATTAAAGCAAAATTGTGAGATTCTAGTAATCAGTGCTTCAGTAAATCCCCAAATTAACAAATTATACAAATCCAACAAAATCAAATTAAAAAAACAAAAAATTCAAGATATAAAATTTATTTCAAAATTCAAACCACATATGATCATTACAACAACAAATGACAAAAAGATGAATCAGAAAATAATCAATGCCGCTAAAAGAAAAAAAATTATTGCATATAGTTCAGATAATCCTGAAGATAGTGGTTTTTCAAATCCATCAATTATTGATTTTGACAATATGATTCAGATTGCAATATTTACAGGCGGTCAAAGCCCAGCAATGTCAAAGAAAATAAAAGAAAAATTAGAAAAAGCACTCAAGAAAATAATTTCAAAAGAGGACATTGCTCAGATTAGAATTCAGAAGATCGCAAGAAAATTTGCAAAGGAATTCATCCCCTCTAACACTCAGAGAGGAGAATGTCTGCGTAAAATCATGAGTGATAATGAGATTGATCAGTTAATAAAAGACGGTCATGTAAAAAAAGCTGAAAAGCGAGCAATTACAATATTGAGGAATTGGAAATGA
- a CDS encoding Lrp/AsnC family transcriptional regulator translates to MDESDKELLNEIQWTFPLVTRPFDAIAKKFNTTPEFIKERLNHLKEIGVLRQLSAIFDTRKLGYTSSLVAMEIEDGKLEYVASQINHHPGVSHNYERDHQFNLWFTLAVPPGTDLKDELDKFNVLPGIKKVRMLPTLQLFKIGVKLDMVDDKKHEIAPTEEKKEIKNIKFDPNEEDKNFIRELQKDMEIIDEPFVKTAKNLGITEEELFEKMKYYEEIGVMRRFAAILRHRQVGFTANGMIVWKVPEDRISKVGETLGSFPQVSHCYERPTYPDWPYNVFSMIHCKTHDEANEMAKTIQDQIHVDDYKILFSSREFKKTRVEYFVENSFSLEEKVPAS, encoded by the coding sequence ATGGATGAATCTGATAAAGAACTCCTAAATGAAATTCAATGGACTTTTCCACTCGTTACAAGACCTTTTGATGCTATTGCTAAAAAATTCAACACTACGCCCGAATTCATCAAAGAACGCCTTAATCATCTAAAAGAGATTGGTGTTTTGAGACAGCTCAGCGCAATTTTTGATACTAGAAAACTTGGTTATACTAGTTCATTAGTTGCAATGGAAATTGAAGATGGTAAACTAGAATATGTTGCTAGTCAAATCAATCATCATCCTGGTGTTAGTCATAATTATGAGCGAGATCATCAATTTAATCTCTGGTTCACATTGGCTGTTCCTCCAGGTACTGATTTAAAAGATGAACTTGATAAATTCAATGTTCTTCCAGGAATTAAAAAAGTAAGAATGCTTCCAACTTTACAATTGTTCAAGATTGGTGTAAAGCTTGACATGGTAGATGATAAAAAACATGAAATTGCACCAACAGAAGAGAAAAAAGAAATTAAAAATATTAAATTTGATCCTAACGAAGAAGACAAAAATTTTATCCGTGAATTACAAAAAGATATGGAAATAATTGATGAGCCTTTTGTAAAGACTGCCAAGAATCTTGGAATAACTGAAGAAGAATTGTTTGAAAAAATGAAATACTATGAAGAAATTGGTGTGATGAGAAGATTTGCAGCCATCTTGAGACATAGACAAGTTGGATTTACTGCAAATGGTATGATTGTTTGGAAAGTGCCTGAAGATAGAATTTCAAAAGTTGGAGAAACTCTGGGATCGTTTCCTCAGGTGAGTCATTGCTATGAACGTCCTACATATCCTGACTGGCCATACAACGTGTTTTCAATGATACATTGCAAAACCCATGATGAGGCAAATGAAATGGCAAAAACAATCCAAGATCAAATACATGTTGATGATTATAAAATACTCTTCAGTTCTCGTGAATTTAAAAAAACACGAGTTGAATATTTTGTAGAGAACTCCTTTAGTTTGGAAGAAAAAGTTCCAGCTTCCTAA
- a CDS encoding aldo/keto reductase: MNYNKLGKTDIKVSELGFGAWSIALDWWGKKIEEDEAKRMLKKAYDLGINFFETGDMYGKGKSERLIGEVFKDMRDEIVISTKYGYDFSEVEQIGHSELPQRFDEDFTRKALRDSLERLQTDHLDMYGLHNPKLKHIRDDSIFNVLDSFIEDELIKTYQVALGPAIGWTQEGLEAMERPNVSAVQTVYNILEQTPGNELMRKAEEKNVGILVRVPEASGILTGKVNAETKIDEKDHRSVRKGEWIKASLEKVELLRPIAERNELTITELAMKFIMTKKGFASVFPTVVSEEEIVNYVEMAKVGYIPASDMKEIEELYNTWPSYELKATPQAN, encoded by the coding sequence TTGAATTACAATAAACTAGGAAAAACAGACATCAAAGTATCTGAACTCGGATTTGGCGCATGGTCTATCGCACTTGATTGGTGGGGCAAAAAAATTGAAGAAGATGAAGCGAAAAGAATGCTCAAAAAAGCATATGATTTAGGAATTAACTTTTTTGAAACAGGAGATATGTATGGTAAAGGAAAAAGTGAAAGACTAATCGGCGAAGTTTTCAAAGACATGAGAGATGAAATTGTAATATCTACTAAATACGGGTATGATTTTTCAGAAGTAGAGCAAATTGGACACAGTGAACTCCCACAAAGATTTGATGAAGATTTCACTAGAAAAGCATTGAGAGATAGCTTAGAGAGATTACAAACAGATCATCTAGACATGTATGGGCTACACAATCCAAAATTAAAACACATTAGAGATGATTCCATTTTTAATGTCTTAGACAGTTTCATAGAAGATGAATTGATTAAGACATATCAAGTTGCACTAGGTCCTGCAATTGGCTGGACACAGGAAGGTCTAGAAGCAATGGAGAGACCAAATGTTAGTGCAGTTCAAACAGTTTACAATATTTTAGAGCAAACACCTGGAAATGAATTGATGAGAAAAGCAGAAGAGAAAAATGTTGGAATTCTAGTAAGAGTTCCAGAGGCATCAGGAATTTTAACGGGCAAAGTAAATGCAGAGACCAAAATTGATGAGAAAGATCACAGATCAGTTAGAAAAGGTGAATGGATTAAAGCATCGTTAGAGAAAGTTGAACTGTTAAGACCAATTGCAGAAAGAAATGAACTAACAATTACAGAATTGGCAATGAAATTTATCATGACAAAGAAAGGATTTGCATCAGTATTCCCCACTGTTGTTAGTGAAGAAGAGATTGTAAATTATGTAGAGATGGCTAAGGTAGGATACATTCCAGCATCAGATATGAAAGAGATTGAAGAATTGTATAACACATGGCCTTCCTATGAATTAAAGGCAACACCTCAGGCAAATTAA
- a CDS encoding chlorite dismutase family protein has translation MSENNNQYFFNFSFFKVDPKWRWMADLAKEESAKEVENVINNSGIMFRSYSNLGLRDDADFLFWFAAKTVEEIQIVIEKIYKTVFGKYILPSRTYLSCTRPSIYVQEQKAHGFVTGNEPKKHVIVYPFTKTREWYLLPKEKRQEIMDEHIEVSKKYPQVILNTTYSFGIHDEDFMLAFEVDNIRDFQDLIMDLRETQVSTYVKNDIPMIVCVKKDIVPLISSLG, from the coding sequence ATGTCAGAAAACAATAATCAATATTTTTTCAATTTTTCATTTTTCAAAGTAGATCCTAAATGGAGATGGATGGCAGATTTGGCAAAAGAAGAATCTGCAAAAGAGGTTGAAAATGTAATTAATAACTCAGGAATAATGTTCAGGTCATATTCAAATTTAGGATTAAGAGACGATGCAGACTTTTTGTTTTGGTTTGCAGCAAAAACAGTAGAAGAAATTCAAATAGTAATTGAGAAAATTTACAAAACAGTTTTTGGAAAATACATTCTTCCTTCTAGGACATATTTGTCATGTACAAGACCATCAATTTATGTCCAAGAACAAAAAGCCCATGGATTTGTAACAGGAAATGAACCAAAAAAACATGTAATTGTTTACCCATTTACTAAAACTAGAGAATGGTATCTACTCCCAAAAGAAAAACGTCAAGAAATAATGGATGAGCATATCGAGGTAAGCAAGAAATACCCTCAAGTGATTCTCAATACAACATACTCTTTTGGAATACACGATGAGGACTTTATGTTAGCCTTTGAAGTTGACAATATCAGAGATTTTCAAGATCTCATAATGGATTTAAGGGAAACACAAGTTTCAACATATGTGAAAAACGATATTCCAATGATTGTATGTGTCAAAAAAGATATCGTTCCATTGATTTCAAGTTTGGGATAA
- a CDS encoding DUF167 domain-containing protein, whose protein sequence is MIYKVHVEFSKEFLEIIDEQINIGIKSKPLKGEANKEIIKKIAKRFEISTALVQIKSGHKSRDKIIEIRE, encoded by the coding sequence TTGATTTACAAAGTACACGTAGAATTTTCTAAAGAATTTTTAGAAATTATTGATGAACAAATTAACATAGGAATAAAATCAAAACCACTCAAAGGAGAGGCAAATAAGGAGATAATTAAAAAGATTGCAAAACGATTTGAAATATCTACTGCATTAGTTCAAATAAAATCAGGCCATAAATCACGAGATAAAATTATAGAGATTCGAGAATAG